In Erpetoichthys calabaricus chromosome 2, fErpCal1.3, whole genome shotgun sequence, a genomic segment contains:
- the phrf1 gene encoding PHD and RING finger domain-containing protein 1 isoform X3 produces MESSLLDETINAVVAGLNTAVYVRPLAPRATTKKRKTRRRRTRKKKPCSKSAAGVRKGGQASSVCGGRRRRRTKKRSSKKRPVVPHAITAKSRIAKTLGIGKPVHGASVPSVYRPVESSLSSMRADIGAAPLSVYGDPFDLDPFDESNREQPASPLCPADAKRKSLSQSAIRSHQPVARPVSIGISRTGLSIPEPVEIVEAAPVPDLIGSILTGQSLLMMDSADIIINRDGSLKAKKAVTMPTSSRTISCDLRSDEVTSGIYMEDSSFSGISACNYGDTMTTSDVNVSTMPSSSRSLYSTLKSSLNLKDTFNPLPSTSRSIVDRPPISSRPRPGSQSSFRPLTYAEKMENHKNNVSTKGAVACGMSSTEKINGFSNIPYSMDLKRTQAKPAWEFDSAKLPKIPKIKREENDTSPRNSQPTNGIPDSCINRLTGRDDHSTTTSTGLSTSQLLRNYPGNSSSNSSGMPSRSVPFGTHGGIGGSTVSFRINASGSSWQSRRFGIPNAFNNPLKKAVDSKENFNKSKQKLLSLQAKKKDKEKEKQSEIYDPFNPTGSDSSSSDTETSPGVLQSQMSSTNKAKSESCEQELETCILEPAVHSTFTSADHSHLVTVDDTKENTDLRKCLVNEQQDCALEVDVKNSSIDHSDNSTSITASRNHSLIEGGHISDSSENSDTIDEDFVIQIANKVLKKDIHSRTSPILNTHNEIWSKNDTTKAVTEEHTPRLTSTTVSDAHSTHSKSIKHEERECSKERSESSSSEVIKKKAAKKKKQSRSRSRERRRSRSHSASSSSSSSVVSERRRKKKRYSRSRSKERRRSRSSSADRSRRKKHKRERSFDRYSSRGSAQRSKDRKRRRSRSRSHSRERRKCRSRSRSVPRYKEHWSKSKAGKRKHRSRSRERRSRSRDRRSRSREKRSPYMEKNFQTRQKRTSSREKWSSSGEKRNCINRDQLQFVVINNEDISEEMTEKSAFSYKYLPEDEAKTVSRVVKNEQRIPSLVSQLYHDTEETNDSDSPVEGSVNECVELKCNIKVEATVKEVSENVSGVRKDVCRITKICPLDTEVEKTVSAPKIDSFLMDISHSSKDDRPESHGEGNDRLEFPWDMRERSRSPREEQEKTRLFREKKDRPSFSKEEDKRSGFLKKQKDRPIFPREEEERPVSLRQDTHRAEAFREETEIPASSLRELTCKPEPPLRVVTFRPEPLLRVVTYRPEPPHGEVSFRPELPLREVTYTYRPEPPVREVTYSYRTESLKEETFRPEIYKEKIHRTEPVREEACRPEPAVDFETRRHEPAVDFETRRHEPAVDFETRRHEPAVDFETRRHEPAVDFETHRHEPAVDFETHRHEPAVDFESYRHERAVDLETPRHERAVDLETPRHERAVDLETPRHERAVDLETPRHERAVDLETPRHERAVDLETPRHERAVDLETPRHERAVDLETPRHERAVDLETPRHEPAVDLETPRHERAVDLETPRHERAVDLETPRHERAVEPETHRHEPTVEPETLRHEPAVELETRRHKPIVELDTLGLEILGGPETHRPESYREPETCLHEPILGLETHRHESVSVLETHRHRPEPVRELAAHTPEPVRELAARTPEPVRELAARTPEPVRELAARTPEPVRELAAHTPEPVPHGDLNIPESCRNETCIPEPVKEQTCAIKTIEKDLTEPLKECKSGPEPVNSEINKPGVLGEEKDESFTDVVDDMLDDFDFIKSEETQDPKVAVRLEEIKLAVKKEDSVIKPEAEKCVASTSNKSKPTVKRVTWNLQEDDETSGKSGRIPLYKMQRINKDGMWKTGDSSQILNQVQLNEPPPTNYMVPQPMFPDVDISKDFSKNIPMASTINTDSPVYNPVSQPTVQFIIQGSLPHVASVAGQPFSAESEGILQKPIIKKEAQITEASCASDKTKSEEYLKKLHMQERAVEEVKLAIKPFYQKREITKEEYKEILRKAVKKVCHSKSGEINPVKVANLIKAYVDKYRQAKKHKKDSTG; encoded by the exons ATGGAATCCAGTCTACTTGATGAAACTATTAATGCTGTTGTTGCTGGGTTGAATACTGCTGTATATGTTCGCCCTTTGGCTCCACGGGCAACAACGAAGAAGCGAAAAA CAAGGAGAAGAAGAACCAGGAAAAAGAAACCATGTTCAAAATCAGCAGCAGGAGTGCGAAAAGGTGGTCAAGCCAGTAGTGTATGTGGTGGCCGTCGTAGGAGACGAACTAAGAAGAGGAGCAGCAAGAAACGACCAGTG GTTCCACATGCTATAACTGCAAAATCCCGTATAGCTAAAACCTTGGGCATTGGCAAACCAGTACATGGTGCTTCAGTGCCATCTGTGTACAGACCAGTTGAGTCTAGCTTGAGTAGCATGAGGGCTGATATTGGAGCTGCACCATTATCAGTCTATGGGGACCCTTTTGACTTGGATCCATTTGATGAAAG CAATAGAGAGCAACCAGCAAGTCCATTATGCCCCGCAGATGCCAAGAGAAAAAGTCTTTCACAGTCAGCTATTAGATCACATCAGCCAGTGGCAAGACCTGTATCCATCGGAATATCCAG AACTGGGTTAAGTATACCAGAACCTGTGGAGATTGTTGAAGCTGCCCCTGTACCTGATCTCATAGGAAGCATTTTGACAGGGCAGAGTTTGCTAATGATGGACAGTGCTGACATTATAATTAACAGAGATGGATCTTTGAAAGCCAAAAAGGCAG TGACAATGCCCACATCAAGCAGAACTATCTCTTGTGATTTGAGGTCTGACGAAGTAACATCTGGAATCTATATGGAAGATTCTTCATTCTCAGGAATAAGTGCCTGTAACTATGGTGATACTATGACCACATCAGATGTTAATGTTTCTACAATGCCCTCATCATCTAGGTCTTTGTATTCAACTCTGAAGTCATCATTGAACTTAAAAGATACTTTTAATCCACTGCCTTCCACCTCAAGAAGTATAGTAGATAGGCCTCCAATTTCATCTCGCCCAAGGCCTGGTTCACAATCTAGTTTTAGGCCTCTTACATATGCAGAGAAAAtggaaaatcataaaaataatgtgaGCACCAAAGGGGCAGTGGCTTGTGGCATGTCATCAACTGAGAAGATAAATGGATTCTCTAACATACCTTACAGCATGGATCTGAAAAGAACACAGGCAAAACCAGCTTGGGAGTTTGATTCAGCTAAACTACCCAAAATACCAAAGATTAAGAGAGAGGAAAATGACACCTCTCCACGGAATAGCCAACCTACTAATGGAATTCCAGATTCTTGTATTAACAGACTTACAGGTCGTGATGATCATTCAACTACAACAAGTACAGGGTTAAGTACAAGTCAGCTGCTGAGAAATTATCCAGGAAACTCTTCTTCCAACAGTTCTGGCATGCCTTCTAGGTCAGTTCCGTTTGGTACACATGGAGGTATAGGTGGTTCTACTGTGAGTTTTAGGATAAATGCAAGTGGAAGTTCTTGGCAGTCTAGAAGATTTGGAATTCCCAATGCTTTCAATAACCCTTTGAAAAAAGCAGTGGACTCCAAGGAAAActttaataaaagcaaacaaaaattattGTCTCttcaggcaaaaaagaaagacaaggaaaaggaaaaacaaagtgaaatataTGACCCTTTCAATCCTACTGGCTCAGACTCTAGTTCTTCAGACACTGAGACATCTCCTGGAGTACTGCAGTCTCAGATGTCTagtacaaataaagcaaaatctGAGTCCTGTGAACAAGAATTAGAAACATGTATTTTAGAACCTGCTGTCCATAGTACTTTCACTTCTGCCGATCACTCGCACTTAGTAACTGTGGAtgataccaaagaaaacacagacttGAGGAAATGTTTGGTGAATGAGCAACAGGATTGTGCATTAGAAGTGGATGTTAAGAATTCGTCCATTGACCATTCTGATAATTCAACAAGCATTACAGCCTCTCGAAATCATAGTTTAATTGAAGGTGGACATATAAGTGATAGTAGTGAAAATAGTGATACAATTGATGAGGATTTTGTAATACAGATTGCAAATAAAGTTCTTAAGAAAGATATTCACTCAAGGACCAGCCCAATATTGAATACACATAATGAAATCTGGTCAAAGAATGATACCACAAAAGCTGTTACTGAAGAACACACTCCAAGGTTAACATCTACAACAGTATCTGATGCTCATTCTACTCATAGCAAAAGCATTAAACATGAGGAAAGAGAATGTTCCAAAGAAAGGTCAGAATCTAGTAGTTCTGAGgttataaaaaagaaagcagctaagaaaaaaaaacagtctagATCCAGGTCTAGAGAAAGGAGGAGATCAAGGTCTCATTCAGCTAGTTCATCAAGCTCTTCATCTGTTGTGTctgaaagaaggagaaaaaagaaaagatactcAAGATCCAGGTCTAAAGAAAGACGGCGTTCTCGTTCAAGTAGTGCTGACAGATCTCGGAGGAAAAAACATAAGAGAGAAAGAAGTTTTGACCGATACAGTAGTAGAGGAAGTGCCCAGAGATCGAAGGACAGAAAGAGGAGGAGATCAAGGTCAAGATCTCACTCAAGAGAACGAAGGAAATGTAGATCAAGGTCACGATCTGTACCAAGATATAAAGAGCACTGGTCAAAATCAAAAGCAGGTAAACGGAAGCATAGGTCACGGTCCAGAGAGCGGCGCTCGCGGTCCAGGGACCGGAGGTCACGATCTAGAGAGAAGAGATCACCATATATGGAGAAAAATTTTCAAACTAGGCAAAAGAGGACATCTTCTCGAGAAAAGTGGTCATCATCTGGAGAAAAGAGAAATTGTATTAACAGAGACCAATTACAGTTTGTTGTAATAAATAATGAAGATATATCTGAAGAAATGACTGAGAAGTCTGCTTTCTCATACAAATACCTTCCAGAAGATGAAGCTAAAACAGTTTCACGGGTTGTAAAGAATGAGCAAAGAATTCCATCCTTGGTTTCACAGTTGTATCATGACACTGAAGAAACAAATGATTCTGATAGTCCAGTTGAAGGTAGTGTTAATGAATGTGTAGAACTCAAGTGCAATATTAAAGTTGAGGCCACTGTAAAGGAAgtttcagaaaatgtttcaggggTTAGAAAAGATGTATGTAGAATAACCAAAATTTGTCCTTTAGACACTGAAGTAGAAAAAACAGTTAGTGCTCCCAAAATTGATtcctttttaatggacatttctcATTCTTCTAAAGATGACAGACCAGAATCTCACGGGGAAGGAAATGATAGACTGGAATTCCCATGGGACATGAGAGAGAGATCGAGATCTCCTAGGGAAGAACAAGAGAAAACAAGATTATTCAGGGAGAAGAAAGATAGACCTAGTTTTTCTAAGGAAGAGGATAAAAGATCTGGATTTctcaaaaaacagaaagacagGCCTATATTCCCCCGGGAAGAGGAGGAAAGGCCAGTATCTCTAAGGCAAGACACACATAGAGCAGAAGCTTTTAGGGAAGAGACCGAAATACCAGCGTCATCTCTAAGAGAATTGACCTGTAAACCAGAACCACCTCTTAGGGTTGTAACTTTCAGACCAGAACCACTACTTAGGGTTGTGACTTACAGACCAGAACCACCTCATGGGGAAGTGTCCTTTCGACCAGAACTACCTCTTAGAGAAGTGACATACACTTATCGGCCAGAACCTCCTGTTAGAGAAGTGACTTACTCGTACAGAACAGAATCTCTGAAGGAGGAGACTTTCAGAccagaaatatataaagaaaagatCCACAGAACTGAACCTGTAAGGGAAGAAGCCTGCAGACCTGAACCTGCTGTAGACTTTGAGACCCGCAGGCACGAACCCGCTGTAGACTTTGAGACCCGCAGGCACGAACCCGCTGTAGACTTTGAGACCCGCAGGCACGAACCCGCTGTAGACTTTGAGACCCGCAGGCACGAACCCGCTGTAGACTTTGAGACCCACAGGCACGAACCCGCTGTAGACTTTGAGACCCACAGGCACGAACCCGCTGTAGACTTTGAGAGCTACAGGCACGAACGTGCTGTAGACCTTGAGACCCCCAGGCACGAACGTGCTGTAGACCTTGAGACCCCCAGGCACGAACGCGCTGTAGACCTTGAGACCCCCAGGCACGAACGCGCTGTAGACCTTGAGACCCCCAGGCACGAACGCGCTGTAGACCTTGAGACCCCCAGGCACGAACGAGCTGTAGACCTTGAGACCCCCAGGCACGAACGAGCTGTAGACCTTGAGACCCCCAGGCACGAACGAGCTGTAGACCTTGAGACCCCCAGGCACGAACGAGCTGTAGACCTTGAGACCCCCAGGCACGAACCCGCTGTAGACCTTGAGACCCCCAGGCACGAACGCGCTGTAGACCTTGAGACCCCCAGGCACGAACGCGCTGTAGACCTTGAGACCCCCAGGCACGAACGCGCTGTGGAACCTGAGACCCACAGGCACGAACCCACTGTGGAACCTGAGACCCTCAGGCACGAACCAGCTGTAGAACTTGAGACCCGCAGGCACAAACCCATTGTAGAACTTGACACCCTTGGCCTTGAAATATTAGGGGGACCAGAGACCCACAGACCTGAATCTTATAGGGAACCGGAGACTTGCCTACATGAACCCATTCTGGGGCTTGAAACCCACAGGCATGAATCTGTTAGTGTATTAGAGACCCACAGACATAGACCTGAGCCTGTTCGGGAGCTGGCGGCCCACACCCCGGAGCCTGTTCGGGAGCTGGCGGCCCGCACCCCGGAGCCTGTTCGGGAGCTGGCGGCCCGCACCCCGGAGCCTGTTCGGGAGCTGGCGGCCCGCACCCCGGAGCCTGTTCGGGAGCTGGCGGCCCACACCCCGGAGCCTGTCCCTCATGGTGACCTAAACATCCCTGAAAGTTGTAGGAACGAGACCTGCATACCTGAACCTGTTAAGGAACAAACCTGTGCAATTAAAACTATTGAGAAAGACCTGACTGAGCCTTTAAAGGAATGTAAAAGTGGACCAGAACCCGTTAACAGTGAGATAAACAAACCAGGAGTTCTTGGAGAAGAGAAGGATGAATCTTTTACAGATGTGGTGGATGATATGCTAGATGATTTTGATTTTATAAAAAGTGAAGAAACACAAGATCCAAAAGTCGCTGTGAGGTTAGAGGAGATTAAACTCGCAGTTAAGAAGGAGGATTCAGTAATTAAACCAGAGGCAGAAAAATGTGTTGCTAGTACATCTAATAAATCCAAGCCCACTGTTAAGCGAGTAACCTGGAATCTTCAGGAAGATGACGAAACATCTGGAAAGTCTGGGC gaattcctctttataaaatgcaaaggaTTAACAAGGATGGAATGTGGAAGACTGGAGATTCCAGCCAGATTTTAAATCAGGTGCAGTTAAATGAACCTCCTCCAACCAATTATATGGTTCCTCAACCTATGTTTCCTGATGTAGATATTTCAAAG